From a single Brassica rapa cultivar Chiifu-401-42 chromosome A01, CAAS_Brap_v3.01, whole genome shotgun sequence genomic region:
- the LOC103859869 gene encoding potassium channel AKT2/3, with translation MDLKYSASHCNLSPDVMKHHRGKERDEEYDASSLSLNNLSKLILPPLGVASYNQNQIISSGWVISPMDSRYRWWESFMVLLVAYSAWVYPFEVAFLNSSPKRNLCIADNIVDMFFAVDIVLTFFVAYIDRRTQLLVREPKQIAVRYLSTWFLMDVASTIPFDAIGYLVTGTGKLNLTCNILGLLRFWRLRRVKHLFTRLEKDIRFSYFCIRCIRLLCVTLFLVHCAGCIYYLLADRYPHGKTWIDAIPSIRDKSLSIKYIAAIYWSITTMTTVGYGDLHASNTTEMVFITVYMLFNLGLTAYLIGNMTNLVVEGTRRTMEFRNSIQAASNFVNRNRLPPRLKDQILAYMCLRFKAESLNQQHVIDQLPKSIHKSICQHLFLPSVEKVYLFKGVSREILLLLVSKMKAEYIPPREDVIMQNEAPDDVYIIVSGEVEIIDSEMERDSVLGTLRCGDIFGEVGALCCRPQSYTFQTKSLSQLLRLKTSFLIETMQIKQQDNAVMLKNFLQHHKKLSDLDVGDLKAQQNGEDDDGSPNIASNLITVVSTGNAALLDEILKAKLSPDITDSKGKTPLHIAASKGYEDCVLVLLKHGCNIHIRDVSGNTALWEAISKKHHSIFRILYHFAAISDPHVAGDLLCEAVRQNNVEVIKDLLNQGINVDTKDHHGFTALKVALSENQMDMVNLLNTNGADMVTNELTSLEKLSVVEKEKERVSIFRGHPLERKERSSYEAGMLILLPPSLDDLKKIAEEKLGFDGSEMMVTNEDGAEIDSIEVIRDNDKLYFVEKIII, from the exons ATGGACCTCAAGTACTCAGCATCTCATTGCAACTTATCTCCAGACGTGATGAAGCACCATCGAGGAAAAGAAAGAGATGAAGAGTATGATGCTTCTTCTCTCAGCTTGAACAACTTGTCAAAGCTTATTCTTCCTCCACTTGGTGTTGCAAGCTATAACCAGAATCAGATCATTTCTAGTGGATGGGTCATCTCACCCATGGACTCAAGATACAG GTGGTGGGAATCATTTATGGTGCTTTTAGTTGCATACTCTGCGTGGGTTTACCCCTTCGAAGTCGCGTTTCTGAACTCCTCACCAAAGAGAAACCTTTGTATCGCAGACAACATAGTAGACATGTTTTTTGCTGTTGACATTGTCTTGACGTTCTTCGTTGCCTACATAGACCGAAGAACACAGCTTCTTGTCCGTGAACCCAAACAGATTGCAGTGAG GTACCTTTCTACGTGGTTCTTGATGGATGTTGCATCAACAATACCATTTGATGCAATCGGATATTTAGTCACCGGCACAGGCAAGTTGAATCTCACTTGTAATATCTTGGGACTGCTCAGGTTTTGGAGACTCCGACGCGTCAAACACCTCTTCACTAG ACTAGAGAAGGACATAAGATTCAGCTACTTCTGTATCCGCTGCATTCGACTTCTATGC GTGACGTTGTTTCTAGTGCATTGTGCTGGATGCATTTATTACCTACTAGCAGACAGGTATCCACATGGAAAGACATGGATCGATGCAATCCCTAGCATCAGAGATAAGAGTCTGTCCATCAAGTACATTGCAGCCATTTATTGGTCTATCACAACAATGACCACTGTGGGATATGGAGATCTACATGCTAGCAACACTACTGAGATGGTGTTTATCACAGTCTATATGTTATTCAATCTCGGCCTCACTGCTTATCTTATTGGTAACATGACTAATTTGGTCGTGGAAGGGACTCGTCGTACCATGGAATTT AGAAATAGCATTCAAGCAGCGTCGAACTTTGTTAACAGAAACAGATTGCCTCCAAGACTGAAAGACCAGATACTAGCTTACATGTGTTTGAGGTTTAAAGCAGAGAGCTTGAATCAGCAACATGTTATTGATCAGCTCCCAAAGTCTATCCATAAAAGCATTTGTCAACATCTTTTTCTTCCATCTGTTGAAAAGGTTTACCTCTTCAAAGGCGTCTCCAGAGAGATACTTCTTCTCCTG GTTTCCAAAATGAAGGCTGAGTACATACCACCAAGAGAGGATGTCATCATGCAAAACGAGGCGCCAGATGATGTTTACATAATTGTATCAGGAGAAGTTGAGATCATCGACTCAGAGATGGAGAGAGATAGCGTGTTGGGCACGCTAAGATGCGGAGACATATTTGGAGAAGTTGGAGCACTTTGTTGCAGACCTCAGAGCTACACTTTTCAAACAAAGTCTCTCTCACAGCTTCTCCGGCTCAAAACATCTTTCCTTATTGAGACAATGCAGATTAAACAACAAGATAATGCCGTGATGCTCAAGAACTTCTTGCAGCATCACAAGAAGCTGAGTGATTTAGATGTCGGTGATCTAAAGGCACAACAAAATGGAGAAGACGATGATGGTTCACCCAACATTGCCTCAAATCTTATCACTGTTGTATCTACAGGCAATGCAGCTCTTCTTGACGAGATACTCAAGGCTAAGTTAAGCCCTGACATTACAGATTCCAAAGGAAAAACTCCACTG CATATAGCAGCCTCTAAAGGATATGAAGACTGTGTTCTAGTACTTCTAAAACACGGATGCAACATTCACATAAGAG ATGTGAGTGGTAACACGGCTCTTTGGGAAGCAATATCAAAGAAGCACCACTCGATATTCAGAATCCTTTATCATTTCGCAGCCATATCGGATCCACACGTAGCTGGAGATCTTCTCTGTGAAGCTGTGAGACAGAACAATGTAGAAGTGATAAAGGATCTTCTGAACCAGGGGATTAATGTTGACACAAAGGACCACCATGGTTTCACAGCTTTGAAGGTGGCTTTGTCCGAGAACCAAATGGATATGGTTAATCTCCTGAATACGAACGGTGCAGATATGGTTACAAATGAGCTCACATCATTGGAGAAGTTAAGCGTtgtggaaaaagaaaaagaaagagtgaGTATTTTCAGAGGACATCCACtggagagaaaagaaagaagtagTTATGAAGCTGGGATGCTTATTTTGCTTCCTCCTTCGCTGGATGATCTCAAGAAAATTGCAG AGGAAAAGCTTGGGTTTGACGGAAGTGAGATGATGGTGACGAATGAAGATGGAGCTGAGATTGACAGTATTGAAGTGATTAGAGACAATGACAAGCTTTACTTTGTGGAAAAGATAATAATTTAG